In the Methylomonas rhizoryzae genome, one interval contains:
- a CDS encoding NAD-dependent epimerase/dehydratase family protein: protein MANILITGGCGFIGANLAPMLRLAGHNITILDNLSRGAVEYLDAPDAYQIITADIRDEAALTSAFTGKDAVIHLAAYGSVVESVASPEENFSINVEGTFKVLNAARSAGIQQLIFSSTGGALIGNASPPVNEQSVPRPISPYGASKLAGEGYCCAFANAYDMSITALRFANVVGPISWHKKGAVTTFFKSIMDGIPICIYGDGSATRDFLFVDDLCRGIIAALNAQKPGFNVYHLASGREVSVKELAEIARDTTGAFEHPILFDSKRKGEVDRNFANFDLAQKELNFCPTICIEDAMSATWKWFQLYKSGLNINSNQQ, encoded by the coding sequence ATGGCCAATATACTAATCACCGGCGGCTGCGGCTTTATCGGCGCCAATTTAGCGCCCATGCTGCGCCTTGCCGGACACAACATTACCATACTCGACAACCTGAGCCGCGGTGCCGTTGAATATCTCGACGCCCCCGATGCATATCAAATAATAACGGCCGACATACGGGACGAAGCAGCCTTAACATCCGCATTCACCGGCAAAGATGCCGTTATCCATCTCGCCGCTTACGGATCTGTCGTAGAGTCCGTCGCCTCGCCGGAAGAAAATTTTTCCATTAACGTCGAAGGCACATTTAAGGTACTGAACGCCGCCCGTAGCGCCGGGATCCAACAACTCATATTCTCATCGACCGGCGGGGCATTAATCGGCAACGCATCCCCACCGGTGAACGAACAATCAGTACCTCGGCCAATTTCTCCGTATGGCGCCAGTAAACTGGCTGGCGAGGGTTATTGCTGCGCCTTTGCCAACGCCTACGACATGTCAATTACCGCCTTAAGGTTTGCAAACGTAGTCGGTCCTATAAGTTGGCATAAGAAAGGCGCAGTGACTACGTTCTTTAAATCCATCATGGATGGAATACCAATTTGCATATACGGAGACGGTTCCGCAACTCGTGATTTTCTATTCGTAGACGATCTTTGCAGAGGCATTATCGCTGCCTTGAATGCTCAAAAGCCTGGGTTCAACGTATACCATCTCGCTAGCGGCCGCGAAGTTTCTGTAAAAGAACTTGCAGAAATCGCTCGAGATACTACTGGCGCATTCGAACACCCGATTCTTTTTGATTCGAAAAGAAAGGGCGAGGTGGACCGAAATTTTGCTAATTTTGATCTAGCACAAAAAGAACTGAACTTTTGTCCTACGATATGCATAGAAGATGCTATGAGCGCAACTTGGAAGTGGTTTCAGCTGTATAAATCCGGGCTGAATATAAATTCCAACCAGCAATAA
- a CDS encoding NAD-dependent epimerase/dehydratase family protein — protein MKVLVLGGDGFCGWPTSLHLSNIGHDVIIVDNLSRRKIDIDLEVESLTPIKPLSERLAAWKEITGKTIKFCNIDVSQQYRELLDLIISEEVDAIVHFAEQRAAPYSMKSSKEKRYTVNNNLNATNNVLCAIVESGRDIHLAHLGTMGVYGYGTAGMKIPEGYLTVQVVTDTGAVVEQEILYPANPGSIYHMTKTQDALLFAFYNKNDGLRITDLHQGIVWGTNTAETSMDERLINRFDYDGDYGTVLNRFLMQAAIGYPLTVHGTGGQTRAFIHIRDTVKCIEIALANPPKRGDKVMIFNQMTETHRVRELAELISRLAGAQVSYLSNPRKEADENELHVENKCFLSLGLNPTTLEDGLLLEVTDIAKKYAARCDRTKILCVSYWNSERKQSSEQAS, from the coding sequence ATGAAAGTATTGGTATTAGGTGGAGACGGTTTTTGCGGCTGGCCAACCTCATTACATTTATCGAATATAGGCCATGACGTTATTATCGTAGACAACTTATCGCGCCGCAAGATAGACATAGATTTGGAAGTCGAGTCCTTAACCCCGATCAAACCCCTATCCGAACGCTTGGCGGCATGGAAAGAAATCACCGGCAAAACCATAAAATTTTGCAATATTGACGTTTCTCAACAATATCGCGAATTATTGGACTTAATAATTAGCGAGGAAGTCGACGCGATTGTCCATTTTGCGGAGCAGCGTGCCGCCCCTTACTCGATGAAGTCTTCAAAAGAGAAGCGTTATACCGTCAACAACAACTTGAATGCGACCAATAACGTCCTATGCGCGATTGTCGAATCCGGCCGCGACATACATTTGGCCCATCTTGGCACCATGGGCGTATACGGATACGGCACTGCAGGCATGAAAATACCGGAAGGTTATCTAACCGTTCAAGTCGTAACCGACACCGGCGCCGTGGTCGAACAGGAAATACTGTATCCCGCCAATCCCGGCAGCATTTATCACATGACCAAGACGCAAGACGCCCTGCTGTTTGCGTTTTACAATAAGAACGACGGCTTGCGCATCACCGACTTGCACCAAGGCATCGTTTGGGGAACCAACACCGCGGAAACGTCAATGGACGAACGCCTGATCAATCGTTTCGATTACGACGGCGATTACGGTACCGTGTTAAATCGTTTCTTAATGCAAGCCGCCATCGGCTACCCGCTTACCGTACACGGAACCGGCGGCCAAACACGCGCGTTTATTCACATCCGCGATACCGTCAAATGTATCGAAATCGCCTTAGCCAACCCGCCTAAACGCGGCGACAAGGTGATGATCTTTAACCAAATGACCGAAACTCATCGGGTGCGCGAGCTGGCGGAACTGATTTCCCGATTGGCAGGCGCGCAAGTCTCATATTTATCCAATCCGCGTAAAGAAGCCGACGAAAACGAACTGCATGTCGAAAATAAGTGCTTCCTCAGCCTAGGCTTAAATCCAACCACCTTGGAAGACGGCTTACTACTCGAAGTAACCGACATTGCCAAAAAATACGCCGCGCGTTGCGACCGCACAAAAATACTTTGTGTATCTTATTGGAACAGCGAACGCAAACAATCCAGCGAGCAAGCAAGCTAA
- a CDS encoding NUDIX hydrolase, producing MWTYIAKIASFSSPWIELIGERWQDPNNRLIDYWRTVSADSVIIIPIQNKQILVPDKTFRPGIGIETLDFPGGRFSHVDTIETSIEEILNRELGISINQIESISSIYSNPKYINSSTSNQKLFGYYANIRSCEENNFLPHFRFNLNQHDLNDLLSQLDCLQCRALLLEYLKSNN from the coding sequence ATGTGGACTTACATTGCAAAAATTGCCTCTTTCAGCTCACCGTGGATAGAGCTGATAGGCGAGAGATGGCAAGACCCAAACAACCGGTTGATCGATTATTGGCGTACCGTTTCCGCTGATTCGGTCATTATTATCCCGATCCAAAACAAGCAAATTCTGGTTCCTGACAAAACGTTCAGGCCTGGTATTGGCATTGAAACCCTGGACTTTCCCGGCGGCCGATTTTCCCATGTCGACACGATTGAAACAAGCATAGAAGAAATACTTAATCGAGAGCTAGGAATATCGATTAACCAGATAGAAAGCATTAGCAGCATTTATAGCAACCCAAAGTATATAAATAGCTCGACATCGAATCAAAAGCTATTTGGCTATTACGCAAACATCCGCTCGTGCGAAGAAAACAACTTCCTCCCCCATTTTAGATTCAATTTAAACCAACATGACTTAAACGACTTATTAAGCCAACTAGACTGCTTACAATGCCGAGCGCTATTGCTCGAATATTTAAAATCAAATAATTAG